ATGGGGAACAATCATTAGTTCTTGTTGAGGGGTTTGTATCATATGACATAGAAAATCCTACAGAAGAAAGGCGGAGAATGTCTATTTTTCGAACCCATTCCCTGGAACTTTCCATGCTGTCAGCAGTCATCAGTACGGTATTGTTCTCGTGGTGGACAGCGAATTGGATGATTACATTTGTGCTTTTGGCACTAGGAACCGCCATATTATTAGCTGTTATGTCCTTAGTCCAAGGTCGGTTTGATCTCATGACGGCTATGATCGGGGCGACCGCTGGCGGTATGGTTGGCTCATTTGTCGTTATGGCAATTACGGTCACATGGATTCATGCTATGCATTCTCATCATGGAATGATGATTATGGATGACACCATGGCTCAAATGGTCGGAGCGACTTTGGCCGGATGGTTACAACCCGTTAACAAGCAATAATCCGGACGCCTTGAGGCGTCCGGACAGGGAACTTAACTACGAACCGAGGCTTGATCGGAATTTTTACCCCACCACTTTTGCCACCATGATTTGGATTGGGCTTGAGTTTGTTGTGATTTTTGAAGCATGTCCCGCATCTGAGAAACAATAAATTGATCGCGTTCCCTTGCCAATCGCGCATTCTGCATATCTTGTGTGTCCATATGAGATTTCAGTTTTTCAAAGGCTTCTGCCACCACGGCAACATTTTCTTCATATTTACGGTCTAAATCATCTTTGATCTGTTCTAATGACAGCCGCATGGCCTGGATTTCTTCTGATTGTTGATAAAGAACTTGTACCATAGCTTGAGCAACTTGTTGCGGTGTGCCTGCTGTGACTTGAGCCAGTTCCGTTTCCGTGGTTTCGACATTTCTGGGATAGAGTCTGCCCAATGTCTCTTCGACCATCGTGGCCGTTTGTCCATTGCGTAGGCCATCAGCAATGGTATGAAAAATTTCCACAGCTTCTTCAGGATACCGGCGTTGGCGACCTTTGCCAATGACGGGGACAAACTCACTGAACCGGTCACGGTAATAACGGACCGTGCTCTCAGGCAAATCGAGTCGTGAAGCAATTTCGGCAATCGTCACTGTATTCATTTTATCCTCCTTACATGTAGTGCCAGTAATACCAGTAAATACCATTTTTTAGGGAAACGCAATAGGTTGTTGCGGAAAAACCGCAAAATCTCTTTAGTGTCTAATATAATGAACATGAGTATGATATAATGACCTCATGAAACACAACTCATTGCACTCGATCGTCGCAACCAATTTGCGTAAATGGCGACAGACGCGGGGCCTAAGTGTTAACGAACTGGCCAAAAAGGCTAACATCGCCAAAGGAACTTTATCGCAGTTAGAACGCGGCTTGGCCAATCCGACTTTGGATACATTGTGGACTTTGTCTCAAGCATTAGGTGTATCGTTTGGGACGCTGATCACACCCGATACCGCGTCTTTTGGGGAAACGTTTGAGGTGGATGACCAGTTTGGGCAAACCTCTTTACTGGCGCGTGATCATGCGGATTTCGGCGTTGTCGAAACGTACCGAATGAATCTGCGTGCTCGTACCAGACGTGAAGCCAAAGCACATCCTCCCGGCGTATTTGAAGTTGTCACCGGAATTCGCGGGGACTGTCAGGTCGGTCCGCTAGATTCATTGCGGTTTGTTCATGCGGGCGATGTGCTCACTTTTTTTGCAGATCGTCCCCATGTTTATGAAACGGGTGAGGAGGGATGTGAAATCATGGTCGTGATTTTTTATCCGGAATTACCCCATAATATTTCATTAAAAGAGAAATATTTATCGTGGCCACTCGCATGGTCTATAAGTCACAATCAATTTCTGGAACACGTGTATACCGGATTACTGCCCGTTGCGATGGCGGATGAAGTGTTTAAGGCCAATTCTCAATCGTCCACTCACCGTACATTTCTCATAGAAATTGATGAAACCGCCTTTTACCGTTTTGCCATTTTGCCCATGGGACGCCCAATGGCTGATATGGAAGATTCCACCCGTGAATATCTCATCCGCTCATTTGAAGGGGAGGGGCTCATTATTGATTCAGATGAGACGCTAAAGGATTTTGAGAAAAACCGCACAAATCCACAATGGGCATGGCTCTATTTTCGTGACCAGCTGTGGACCCCGGAGCTCTTTGACATGATCACAGACAGGTTATTGCCGGGTGGACGGCTCATGGTGTCCACCCCTGTGCTGGATCCTTTTTCGGATTTG
The Sulfobacillus thermosulfidooxidans DNA segment above includes these coding regions:
- a CDS encoding MerR family transcriptional regulator, with product MNTVTIAEIASRLDLPESTVRYYRDRFSEFVPVIGKGRQRRYPEEAVEIFHTIADGLRNGQTATMVEETLGRLYPRNVETTETELAQVTAGTPQQVAQAMVQVLYQQSEEIQAMRLSLEQIKDDLDRKYEENVAVVAEAFEKLKSHMDTQDMQNARLARERDQFIVSQMRDMLQKSQQTQAQSKSWWQKWWGKNSDQASVRS
- a CDS encoding helix-turn-helix domain-containing protein, translated to MKHNSLHSIVATNLRKWRQTRGLSVNELAKKANIAKGTLSQLERGLANPTLDTLWTLSQALGVSFGTLITPDTASFGETFEVDDQFGQTSLLARDHADFGVVETYRMNLRARTRREAKAHPPGVFEVVTGIRGDCQVGPLDSLRFVHAGDVLTFFADRPHVYETGEEGCEIMVVIFYPELPHNISLKEKYLSWPLAWSISHNQFLEHVYTGLLPVAMADEVFKANSQSSTHRTFLIEIDETAFYRFAILPMGRPMADMEDSTREYLIRSFEGEGLIIDSDETLKDFEKNRTNPQWAWLYFRDQLWTPELFDMITDRLLPGGRLMVSTPVLDPFSDLASYQRSYLLYHCMNQLSEWPQQIIPKNHALTKTLKIFQYSWEWEGDHLANDSPQTILDNWLDAKSLMDRIVSHGFRILHHYRVAGFWSSSEWSSGRHIFVFGKGT